In Schaalia sp. JY-X169, the following are encoded in one genomic region:
- a CDS encoding zinc-dependent metalloprotease, whose translation MDQNPDFRPEDSDDPLRAFLESLLGPGAAGDALEAMRLQGFDLSALPGMDSPQAISQAMGQMRFLMNASSDPVNWRMVEEMSRQQVFQSGDPRLSAAQAQTVRQALTVADLWLDPVTSFAVKGVTRDAWTKVEWVDQTLPAWKKICNPVAENASRAMADAMASQMGAGDLDRDDQMAGLAQSLSSMLPKMAAMAFASQIGSALTEMAKEALGTTDSGLPLTEGDVTALVPTNISAFADGLDIGYQEVLQFAAVRECAHARLFASVPWLKHDLQVAIERYAREISLDQDAIIEAAQSIDPSNPESLQVAMSGGIFAAEPTESQLQAQQRLETLVALIEGWVEVTTAAAIAPYLPHGPQLQEMMRRRRVTGSSGEHLLHQLVGLELRPRQTRSAATIFRRLTDEGGPEARDDVWAHPDRVPTSAQLANPDTFFEDLPTDPELSDLDEQLSALLSGTLGFDESVPKEMRGSAPEVGDGSDTEPEDL comes from the coding sequence ATGGATCAGAACCCAGACTTCCGTCCTGAAGATAGCGACGACCCACTCAGAGCGTTTTTGGAGTCCCTGCTGGGCCCGGGGGCCGCAGGCGACGCACTTGAGGCGATGAGGCTTCAGGGCTTTGATCTAAGTGCCCTACCAGGTATGGACTCTCCCCAGGCCATTTCTCAAGCCATGGGTCAGATGCGTTTCCTCATGAACGCTTCCTCCGACCCTGTGAACTGGCGCATGGTTGAAGAAATGTCACGCCAGCAGGTTTTCCAGTCCGGCGACCCCCGCCTTTCAGCCGCTCAGGCACAAACTGTGCGACAAGCACTTACGGTCGCCGATCTGTGGCTTGATCCAGTCACCAGCTTTGCAGTCAAAGGTGTCACCCGTGATGCTTGGACCAAGGTGGAGTGGGTTGACCAGACGCTGCCAGCCTGGAAGAAGATCTGCAATCCCGTTGCTGAGAACGCTTCGCGCGCCATGGCCGACGCTATGGCATCACAAATGGGCGCAGGCGATTTAGACCGCGACGACCAAATGGCGGGGCTGGCCCAATCTTTATCTTCGATGCTCCCAAAGATGGCCGCAATGGCATTTGCCTCGCAGATTGGTAGTGCCCTGACCGAGATGGCAAAGGAAGCGCTTGGCACCACCGACTCCGGTCTTCCTCTCACAGAGGGTGACGTCACCGCCCTCGTCCCCACCAATATCTCCGCATTCGCTGATGGTCTTGACATCGGATATCAGGAAGTCCTCCAGTTTGCGGCAGTCCGAGAGTGTGCGCATGCACGGCTCTTTGCATCGGTTCCCTGGTTGAAGCACGACCTGCAAGTTGCTATTGAAAGGTATGCAAGGGAGATTTCCCTTGACCAAGACGCAATCATCGAGGCTGCACAGTCGATTGATCCCTCGAACCCAGAGTCGCTGCAAGTAGCCATGAGCGGGGGCATTTTCGCGGCAGAACCCACCGAGTCACAACTGCAAGCACAGCAAAGACTCGAAACGCTGGTGGCACTCATCGAAGGGTGGGTGGAGGTCACGACCGCAGCCGCGATCGCCCCCTACCTCCCCCACGGACCCCAACTTCAGGAAATGATGCGTCGGCGCCGTGTTACCGGGTCATCCGGAGAGCACCTGCTTCACCAGCTGGTCGGCCTTGAGCTCCGCCCTCGCCAAACGCGCAGTGCAGCAACCATTTTCCGTAGACTCACGGACGAAGGCGGGCCGGAAGCACGCGACGATGTCTGGGCTCACCCAGACCGCGTTCCAACATCTGCTCAACTCGCAAATCCCGACACGTTTTTTGAGGATCTTCCAACAGACCCAGAGCTCAGCGACTTGGATGAGCAACTGTCAGCGCTCCTTTCGGGAACACTGGGCTTTGACGAATCCGTGCCCAAAGAAATGCGCGGATCGGCCCCTGAGGTGGGCGACGGTTCTGACACCGAGCCAGAGGACCTCTAG
- a CDS encoding ATP-dependent helicase yields the protein MSQTRHVEEVRNVTTLRSPEELLDALDPQQREAALQVSGPLCVRAGAGTGKTRAITYRIAYGSAVGAVDPNTVLAVTFTAKAAAEMSSRLRALGAGRAQAMTFHGAALKQLAYFWPRVSGGPLPNLMPHKASVVAAAASRVGIRADKLVVRDLAAELEWAKVSMVTPDGYADFAKANLRTPPADLTVDDFPRLYEAYEQAKADRNAIDFEDVLLLQCGLLEEREDVARAVHSRYRSFVVDEYQDVSPVQQHLLDLWRGERTDLCVVGDVAQTIYSFTGASSKYLEEFPKRMRGARVIELVRDYRSTPQVVALANQVVASAKGMDGRATTLGLPGAVRLQAQRPMGPAVSFERYDHDVAEARGIAQSIKELHQSGVPLSDIAVLYRVNAQSEAFEEALADVGLAFQVKGGARFFDREEVKRAVLLLRQQARVRALAGQETESLPDMVAEVVGTLGWQPTPPTSAGAVRERWANLDALLDMARRNPQQTPEQFVSELEERAAAKASPTVEGVVLSTLHAAKGLEWDAVFLAGLSEGLMPISMADTPGGIEEERRLLYVGVTRARIHLSLSYSQARSADRKGKRTVSRFLTKMWPREETARGRWTASKPGNKLNTRTKSGDINAQFLAEADQSTRELFESLRQWRLGVTRESGKPAFTVVADATLRDVATAKPRTLRQLGALRGIGAVKLEAYGTPILRIVKDYLPG from the coding sequence GTGAGCCAGACTCGACATGTTGAGGAAGTAAGGAACGTGACGACATTGCGCTCACCAGAAGAGCTCTTGGATGCGCTTGACCCCCAGCAACGTGAGGCGGCACTCCAGGTGTCTGGCCCGCTCTGCGTGCGCGCGGGGGCCGGTACGGGGAAGACCCGTGCAATCACCTACCGAATTGCCTACGGAAGTGCTGTTGGCGCGGTTGATCCCAACACTGTTCTCGCAGTTACATTCACTGCGAAGGCCGCAGCAGAAATGTCCTCGAGGTTGCGGGCTCTGGGTGCTGGGAGAGCTCAAGCGATGACTTTCCACGGTGCAGCACTCAAGCAGTTGGCATACTTTTGGCCCCGCGTCAGCGGCGGACCACTTCCAAACCTGATGCCGCACAAAGCTTCCGTGGTGGCGGCTGCCGCAAGCAGGGTAGGGATTCGTGCTGACAAGCTTGTGGTTCGCGACCTCGCCGCTGAACTCGAGTGGGCCAAGGTGTCGATGGTGACGCCTGACGGCTATGCGGACTTCGCAAAGGCAAACCTACGAACCCCGCCCGCAGACCTGACTGTAGATGACTTTCCGCGTCTCTATGAGGCCTACGAACAGGCTAAAGCAGATCGTAACGCCATTGATTTCGAGGACGTGTTGCTGTTGCAGTGTGGACTCTTGGAGGAACGTGAAGACGTTGCGCGGGCAGTCCACTCACGCTATCGAAGCTTCGTGGTTGATGAGTACCAAGACGTTTCCCCCGTGCAGCAACACTTGCTTGACCTGTGGAGAGGGGAGAGGACAGACCTGTGCGTCGTCGGTGATGTCGCACAGACCATTTACTCATTCACGGGCGCCAGCTCCAAATACCTTGAGGAGTTCCCGAAGCGTATGAGGGGTGCCAGAGTGATTGAGCTGGTCCGTGACTATCGTTCTACCCCCCAGGTTGTCGCACTAGCAAACCAAGTCGTCGCCTCCGCGAAGGGGATGGATGGTCGTGCAACTACCCTTGGGCTGCCCGGCGCGGTTCGCCTGCAGGCACAACGGCCCATGGGGCCCGCGGTCTCCTTCGAACGCTATGATCACGACGTTGCAGAGGCGCGGGGCATCGCTCAGAGCATCAAGGAGCTTCACCAATCGGGAGTTCCACTTTCGGATATTGCGGTCCTCTACAGGGTCAATGCGCAGTCTGAGGCATTTGAGGAAGCCCTTGCAGATGTCGGTCTCGCCTTCCAAGTCAAGGGTGGAGCACGGTTCTTTGATCGTGAGGAAGTGAAGAGGGCCGTGCTGCTTCTGCGTCAACAAGCACGGGTGCGCGCCCTCGCCGGACAGGAAACTGAGTCTCTTCCTGACATGGTCGCCGAAGTGGTTGGGACACTGGGCTGGCAACCGACACCGCCCACCAGTGCCGGGGCTGTGCGGGAACGATGGGCCAACCTGGATGCCCTGTTAGACATGGCGCGCCGCAATCCGCAGCAGACGCCAGAACAGTTCGTCTCTGAGCTGGAAGAGCGTGCCGCCGCGAAAGCGTCGCCGACGGTTGAGGGTGTGGTCCTCTCAACGCTTCATGCTGCAAAAGGTTTGGAGTGGGACGCGGTTTTCCTCGCAGGGCTTTCGGAGGGGCTGATGCCGATTTCAATGGCGGACACGCCCGGCGGAATCGAAGAAGAGAGGCGGCTCCTTTACGTCGGTGTTACCAGGGCGCGGATCCACTTGAGCCTTAGCTACTCGCAGGCTCGATCTGCAGATCGCAAAGGTAAACGCACGGTGAGCCGTTTCTTGACCAAGATGTGGCCCAGGGAAGAAACGGCCCGTGGAAGGTGGACTGCGTCTAAACCCGGCAACAAACTGAACACACGCACAAAGTCCGGCGATATAAATGCCCAGTTCTTAGCAGAGGCAGATCAGAGTACAAGGGAGTTGTTTGAGAGTTTGCGCCAGTGGCGACTTGGCGTGACACGTGAGAGCGGTAAGCCGGCATTTACGGTTGTTGCGGATGCCACTCTCAGAGACGTGGCAACAGCGAAACCAAGGACGCTCCGCCAGTTGGGGGCATTGCGCGGAATCGGGGCTGTGAAGCTTGAAGCATACGGAACCCCGATCCTTCGCATCGTGAAGGATTACCTCCCCGGGTAG